A genomic region of Phragmites australis chromosome 2, lpPhrAust1.1, whole genome shotgun sequence contains the following coding sequences:
- the LOC133910134 gene encoding calcium-dependent protein kinase 2, whose amino-acid sequence MGNCCPGSGDAEPALAAADPSTRLRAGAASLKAGASPASAPAPKKPPAPIGPVLGRPMEDVKSIYTLGKELGRGQFGVTSLCTHKATGERFACKTIAKRKLSTKEDVEDVRREVQIMYHLAGQPNIVELKGAYEDKQSVHLVMELCAGGELFDRIIAKGKYTERAAAALLRTIVEIVHTCHSLGVIHRDLKPENFLLLSKDEHAPLKATDFGLSVFFKQGEVFKDIVGSAYYIAPEVLKRSYGPEADIWSVGVIFYILLCGVPPFWAESEHGIFNSILRGQVDFSSDPWPRISSGAKDLVRKMLTADPKKRISAYDVLNHPWIKEDGEAPDTPLDNAVMSRLKQFRAMNQFKKAALRVIAGCLSEEEIRGLKEMFKSMDADNSGTITVDELRRGLAKQGTKLTEAEVEQLMEAADADGNGTIDYGEFITATMHMNRMDREEHLYTAFQYFDKDNSGCISKDELEQALREKGLLDGRDIKEIIAEVDADNDGRIDYSEFVTMMRKGNPEQNPKKRRDVVL is encoded by the exons ATGGGCAACTGCTGCCCGGGCTCCGGGGATGCGGAgcccgccctcgccgccgccgaccccTCCACCCGCctccgcgccggcgccgcgtcCCTCAAGGCCGGCGCGTCGCCCGCCTCCGCTCCGGCCCCCAAAAAGCCGCCGGCGCCCATCGGCCCCGTCTTGGGCCGGCCGATGGAGGACGTGAAGAGCATCTACACCTTGGGcaaggagctcggccggggcCAGTTCGGCGTGACCAGCCTATGCACGCACAAGGCCACCGGGGAGCGGTTCGCGTGCAAGACCATCGCCAAGCGGAAGCTGTCCACCAAGGAGGACGTGGAGGACGTGCGGCGGGAGGTGCAGATCATGTACCACCTCGCCGGCCAGCCCAACATCGTCGAGCTCAAGGGCGCCTACGAGGACAAGCAGTCCGTGCACCTTGTCATGGAGCTCTGCGCCGGAGGGGAGCTCTTCGACCGGATCATCGCCAAGGGGAAGTACACcgagcgcgccgccgccgcgctgctcCGCACCATCGTCGAGATCGTGCACACTTGCCACTCCCTTGGCGTCATCCACCGCGACCTAAAGCCCGAGAACTTCCTCCTCCTGAGCAAGGACGAACACGCGCCTCTCAAAGCCACCGACTTCGGCCTATCCGTCTTCTTCAAGCAAG GGGAGGTGTTCAAGGACATCGTCGGCAGTGCGTACTACATCGCGCCGGAGGTGCTCAAGCGGAGCTACGGCCCCGAGGCCGACATCTGGAGCGTCGGCGTGATCTTCTACATCCTCCTCTGCGGAGTTCCTCCGTTCTGGGCCG AATCCGAGCACGGCATCTTCAACTCCATCCTGAGGGGGCAGGTCGACTTCTCCAGCGACCCGTGGCCGCGCATTTCGTCCGGCGCCAAGGACCTCGTCAGGAAGATGCTCACCGCTGACCCCAAGAAGAGGATCTCTGCCTATGACGTCCTCA ATCATCCCTGGATCAAGGAAGACGGAGAAGCACCCGACACGCCACTGGACAACGCTGTCATGAGCAGGCTCAAGCAGTTCAGGGCTATGAATCAGTTCAAGAAAGCCGCGCTGAGG GTCATCGCCGGATGCCTGTCGGAGGAAGAGATCAGAGGTCTCAAGGAGATGTTCAAGAGCATGGACGCCGACAACAGCGGCACGATCACCGTCGACGAGCTGCGGCGAGGGCTGGCCAAGCAGGGCACCAAGCTCACCGAGGCTGAAGTGGAGCAGCTAATGGAGGCC GCCGACGCAGACGGGAACGGGACGATCGACTACGGGGAGTTTATCACCGCGACGATGCACATGAACCGGATGGACAGGGAGGAGCACCTCTACACCGCGTTCCAGTACTTCGACAAGGACAACAGCGGATGCATTTCCAAGGATGAGCTGGAGCAAGCGCTCCGGGAGAAGGGGCTCCTCGACGGCAGGGACATCAAGGAGATCATCGCGGAGGTCGACGCCGACAAC GACGGGAGGATTGACTACAGCGAGTTCGTGACGATGATGAGGAAAGGGAACCCCGAGCAGAACCCCAAGAAGCGGCGCGACGTCGTGCTGTAG
- the LOC133907322 gene encoding uncharacterized protein LOC133907322, producing MNSSDSKEMMMFSLDSSDEEDELLVLIAIEEEEAGGARRSRQRGSMPGHAVIDRQHREGAARLYNDYFADNPVYGDVLFRRRFRMSRRLFLRIAAAVEDHDTWFRQGRDATGKIGLSPLQKMTAAIRQLAYGVSSDAVDEYVRIGASTAMMALRKYVQAIVEVFGEEYLRAPNETDTPRLLAEGERRGINGNRYNMEYYLGDGIYPEWTTIVKAIPAPRGNKSIHFSAMQAVVRKDIKRAFGVLQARFAIVRGPARACDQSTLHNIMTACVIMHNMIIEDERGSASPVQVFDFMGEPTQIHRSGDEGVLHYVETTQAIRNRAVHRQLLDDLVEHLWSIHGAQ from the exons ATGAACTCCTCAGATTCAAAGGAAATGATGATGTTCTCCTTGGATTCGAGTGACGAAGAGGACGAGCTGCTTGTGCTTATTGccatcgaggaggaagaagcaggaGGTGCGCGTCGTAGCAGGCAGCGTGGGTCAATGCCCGGCCATGCGGTTATAGACCGGCAACATCGCGAAGGTGCTGCTAGGCTGTACAACGACTACTTCGCCGACAACCCTGTGTACGGAGATGTCCTGTTTCGTCGAAG GTTTCGTATGTCGCGGCGGTTGTTCTTGCGTATTGCGGCCGCTGTGGAGGACCATGACACCTGGTTCAGGCAGGGAAGGGATGCAACGGGGAAGATCGGCCTTAGCCCGTTGCAAAAAATGACAGCGGCCATACGGCAACTAGCATACGGCGTCAGTTCAGATGCAGTTGACGAGTACGTGCGGATAGGGGCGAGCACGGCGATGATGGCACTACGGAAATATGTGCAAGCTATTGTGGAGGTGTTCGGAGAAGAATATCTCCGGGCTCCCAATGAAACTGACACCCCCCGTCTCCTAGCAGAAGGCGAGCGCCGTGG CATAAATGGTAACAGGTACAACATGGAATACTACCTCGGCGATGGCATATACCCTGAATGGACGACCATAGTGAAGGCAATTCCTGCTCCACGAGGCAACAAGAGCATCCATTTCTCCGCGATGCAAGCTGTTGTCCGCAAGGATATCAAACGTGCATTTGGTGTGTTGCAAGCTAGGTTTGCTATTGTTCGCGGACCGGCTAGAGCATGTGATCAGTCTACATTGCACAATATCATGACCGCCTGTGTTattatgcacaacatgataattgagGACGAGCGCGGTAGCGCTTCCCCGGTGCAGGTGTTCGACTTCATGGGGGAACCAACTCAAATCCATCGAAGTGGTGATGAAGGTGTCCTGCATTATGTCGAAACAACTCAAGCTATCCGCAACCGTGCAGTGCACCGCCAATTGCTTGATGACCTTGTGGAGCACCTTTGGAGTATTCATGGAGCACAGTAG
- the LOC133910133 gene encoding uncharacterized protein LOC133910133 — protein MDQSRETYWGRIAKYFNTYKKESMMPRTDKALINYMKLITDAVTKFTVHYKKMEQLNPSGTNERDKMARACSAYKAIEGKPFAYTHCWVLLAEHPKWHAHEAAKAQKVLDLAEAQCSQAAGNDVPNDAASNASTDLPHPIGRDQAKASRERKSSSQSSIPTVSGGAYERQLQDISETKKVMVELKKEQLEVMHLQATVRMNDQDERIIKVDLDSVSGPLREYYRKHQEDIMARWKVLEDRE, from the exons ATGGATCAGTCCAGAGAGACCTATTGGGGCCGTATCGCAAAGTACTTCAACACTTACAAGAAGGAAAGTATGATGCCGAGGACCGACAAAGCGCTCATAAATTATATGAAGCTGATCACGGATGCCGTGACAAAGTTTACGGTGCATTACAAGAAGATGGAGCAGCTGAACCCGAGTGGCACCAATGAACGTGACAAG ATGGCTCGAGCGTGCTCCGCATATAAAGCAATTGAGGGAAAACCATTCGCGTACACACACTGTTGGGTGCTGCTGGCCGAGCACCCAAAGTGGCATGCACATGAAGCGGCAAAGGCGCAGAAGGTCTTGGATCTTGCGGAAGCACAGTGCAGCCAAGCTGCAGGCAATGACGTCCCAAATGATGCGGCTTCCAACGCGTCGACGGATCTTCCCCATCCTATTGGCCGTGACCAAGCGAAAGCTTCCCGAGAGCGCAAGTCATCGTCGCAGTCTTCAATTCCAACCGTGTCTGGAGGAGCATATGAAAGACAATTGCAGGACATCAGTGAAACAAAGAAAGTGATGGTGGAGCTTAAGAAGGAGCAGCTGGAGGTGATGCATCTCCAAGCCACTGTCCGAATGAATGACCAAGACGAAAGAATTATAAAGGTTGATTTGGACAGTGTTTCGGGACCACTGCGCGAGTATTATAGGAAGCACCAGGAAGACATAATGGCGCGGTGGAAGGTCCTAGAGGACCGAGAGTAG